The DNA segment CCGCCGCTTCGGCTCGGCGTCCATGTCCGGTACGTCCTCCACCGACGGTTCCCCCAGCTCCTTCAACGTCGCCTCGGCCAGCGGCACCCGCGTCGGCGAGAAGTGCGGATTGATCCGCAAGGCCTCCTGCAGATGCCGCCGTGCGGCCCCGGACATTCTCAGTTCCAGCTCGATCATGCCCTGGTGATAGACGTACAGCGCGCTGCGCACCCCGCCCCCGCGCTTCTGGTCGTTCGCCAGCCTCGCGAACTTCAGTGCCTCCTTGTGCTCCCCGGACCGGTGCAGCGCCCACCCCAGCGCGTCGGCCACCGCGACCCCCGGCTGCCGGCGCCACTCGGTCCGCAGCCGCTGCACAGCGGACTCCGGGTCGCCGTGGTCCGCCTCGAAGTGGCCCAGCACCAGTTCGTCGTCCACCCCGCCGGCCGCGGCCCGTGCCGCCCGCTCCCGCAGCAGGTCGTACTGCACGCGTGCGGCCCGCCCCAGGCCCAGCGACTCGTACAACTCGCCCAGTTCCAGCGCGTACTCGGGCAGCGGCTGCTTGGCGAGGGCGGCCCGGTACGCGTTCAGCGCCTCCGTCGTGCGGCCCAGTGCCGCCAGCGTCCGCCCCTGCCCCGCGAGCGCGGCCCGCTGGTCCGGGTCGAGGCGTACGGCCTCCTGGAAATGCCGCAGGGCCACGTCCAGGTCGCCGCGCTCCCAGGCGAGCTGCCCGGCCCGTTCGAGATACGCCGCCCGCTCGGCCGGGGCCTCGGCGCCCGCCGCCGCGTCGGACAGCGCCACCGCCGCGTCCTCCCGCCAGCCCCGGTCCCGGTAGACGGCCGCCGCCCGGGCCTGCACCGCCGGGCCGGAGCGCAGCTCCAGCAGCCGGTCCAGCGTCCGCTTGGCCGCCTTGTGGTCACCCAGCCCCGTGTAGGCGTCGATCAGCGGCGGATACGTCGTCCACCGCTTGCGGTCCGCCTTCAGCGCCGCCTCGCCCCAGGTCCGCGCCGCGCCGAAGTCCCGCCGCGCGTTCGCCAGTGCCGCCATGCCGGCCAGCGCCTCGGCGTTCGGGTCCCGCTCCTTCAGCGACGTACGCAGCGCCTTCTCGGCCTTCGGGTAGTACTCCGGCTCTGCGGTGCGCCGCCCCTGTTCCACATACGCCGCGCCCAGCACCGCCCACGAACGGGCGTCCCCCGGATGGGCCCGCAGATGCCTCTCCCGCTCGTCGATCAGCACCGCCAGATCGGGCAGCGCGGCCGGCACGCCCGCGGTGACCGCGGCGAGCGCCTGCGCCCCCGGTGCCGGTCCGGGCGCCCGGGTCCCGCCCTGCCCCCACGGCAGCAGCACCAGCACCCCGCCGAGCACCGCGCACCCCGCCACCGAGGCGATCAGCACCCGCCGCCGGTTGCGCGGCCGGCGGCCCGGCGTGCCCGGTACGTTCTCCGGCGCATCCTTCGAGGCGTCGGTCTCCAGGGCGCTGTTCCCCGCGGCGCTGTTCTCCATGGCGCTCACTGTGCGTCAAGCCATGCGTCAATACGACGACCACACCCGTCCGAACCCGACCGCCGTACGCGGGGTTCACACCGATGGCCCCGAGTGCGACGCTGTGATCATGAGCCGTACCGAAGCCGCACCCGACCAGGCCCGGGGTGACCTCACCGAGCGGCTGCTCGCGGGTCTGCCTGCCGAGGCCGTCCTCACCGACCCCGACGTCACGGCCGCCTACGCCAACGACATGGCCAGCTTCTGCCCGGCCGGCGCCCCCGCCGTCGTCGTCCTGCCGCGGACCGTCGAAGAGGTCCAGCACGTCATGCGCACCGCCACCGCCCTGCGCGTCCCGGTCGTCCCGCAGGGCGCCCGCACGGGCCTGTCGGGCGGGGCCAACGCCTCCGACGGCTGCATCGTGCTGTCCCTGACCAAGATGGACCGCATCCTGGAGATCAACCCCGTCGACCGTATCGCCGTCGTCGAGCCCGGCGTCATCAACGCCGCCCTCTCCCGCGCGGTGGGCGAACACGGCCTGTACTACCCGCCGGACCCCTCCAGCTGGGAGATGTGCACGATCGGCGGCAACATCGGCACCGCCTCCGGCGGCCTGTGCTGTGTGAAGTACGGGGTGACCGCCGAGTACGTGCTCGGCCTGGAGGTCGTCCTCGCCGACGGGCGGCTGATGTCCACCGGCCGCCGTACCGCCAAGGGCGTCGCGGGATACGACCTGACCCGCCTCTTCGTCGGTTCCGAGGGCTCGCTCGGCATCGTCGTACGGGCTGTCCTGGCGCTGCGGCCGCAGCCGCCGCAGCAGCTGGTCCTCGCCGCCGAGTTCGCGTCGGCGGCGGCCGCCTGTGACGCCGTGTGCCGGATCATGGCCGGCGGGCATGTGCCGTCGCTGCTGGAGATCATGGACCGTACGACGGTCAAGGCCGTCAACGACCTCGCGCACATGGGGCTGCCGGAGACCACCGAGGCCCTGCTCCTGGCCGCCTTCGACACCCCGGACCCCGCCTCCGACCTCGCCGCCGTGGGCGCCCTGTGCGAGGCGGCCGGCGCCACCCAGGTGGTCCCGGCGGACGACGCGGCCGAGTCCGAACTCCTCCTCCAGGCACGGCGGTTGTCCCTCACCGCGCTCGAGGCCGTGCGCGGGGTGACGATGATCGACGACGTGTGCGTGCCCCGTTCGCGGCTCGGCGACCTGATCGAGGGCGTCGAGCGGATCGCCGAGAAGCACCAGCTCACCATCGGGGTCGTCGCCCACGCCGGTGACGGCAACACCCACCCGACCGTGTGCTTCGACGCCGCCGACCCCGACGAGTCCCGGCGCGCCCGCGAGTCCTTCGACGAGATCATGGCCCTCGGCCTGGAACTCGGCGGCACGATCACCGGCGAGCACGGCGTGGGTGTCCTGAAGAAGGAGTGGCTGGCGCGCGAGATCGGCCCCGTCGGAATCGAGATGCAGCGGGGCATCAAGCAGGTCTTCGACCCGCTGGACATCCTGAACCCGGGCAAGCTGTTCTGATCCGTCCGTCCGGCACCGCTCACTGGGCGAGCAGCTGGTCGAGCGCGTCGTCGATCCCCAGCTGCCCGCCCTCAGTCCCCGGGGGCACCACCCGCAAGGTCCGCTCCAGCCAGGCCGACACCTGCGCCGCGGGTGCCTCCAGCAGCGCGTCCCCGTCCGGCGAACTCAGCGCCATCAGCACCACAGTGCGGCCCTCGACCTTCGTCGGCCACACCCGCACGTCCCCGTGCCCGCACGGCCGGAACACCCCTCCACGAGCAGTTCGCGGGAGAACGTCCAGTGCACCGGGTGCTCGGAGTTGATGTGGAAGGCGATGTGGACGGCGAACGGATCGTCGCTGTGATAGCTCAACAGCGCCGGCACGCAGACGCTGCGCTCGGGCGACAGGATGAGCCTGAGCTCCAGTTCACGCTCGACGACGGTGTGATCCATGGCGTGCGTTCCTCTCTCGTGACGCGTACGGCCCTGTGTGGGCGGGCCCGTACGAGTGGAGAGGGAACGCGGGGGTCGACCATTACGCGGGTGCACAGAACTTTTTTCCGACCCTGCTCCCACGGCCGTACCGCACATGTGAAGCACGTGTACGAGGT comes from the Streptomyces sp. NBC_00443 genome and includes:
- a CDS encoding tetratricopeptide repeat protein, which translates into the protein MENSAAGNSALETDASKDAPENVPGTPGRRPRNRRRVLIASVAGCAVLGGVLVLLPWGQGGTRAPGPAPGAQALAAVTAGVPAALPDLAVLIDERERHLRAHPGDARSWAVLGAAYVEQGRRTAEPEYYPKAEKALRTSLKERDPNAEALAGMAALANARRDFGAARTWGEAALKADRKRWTTYPPLIDAYTGLGDHKAAKRTLDRLLELRSGPAVQARAAAVYRDRGWREDAAVALSDAAAGAEAPAERAAYLERAGQLAWERGDLDVALRHFQEAVRLDPDQRAALAGQGRTLAALGRTTEALNAYRAALAKQPLPEYALELGELYESLGLGRAARVQYDLLRERAARAAAGGVDDELVLGHFEADHGDPESAVQRLRTEWRRQPGVAVADALGWALHRSGEHKEALKFARLANDQKRGGGVRSALYVYHQGMIELELRMSGAARRHLQEALRINPHFSPTRVPLAEATLKELGEPSVEDVPDMDAEPKRR
- a CDS encoding FAD-binding oxidoreductase — encoded protein: MIMSRTEAAPDQARGDLTERLLAGLPAEAVLTDPDVTAAYANDMASFCPAGAPAVVVLPRTVEEVQHVMRTATALRVPVVPQGARTGLSGGANASDGCIVLSLTKMDRILEINPVDRIAVVEPGVINAALSRAVGEHGLYYPPDPSSWEMCTIGGNIGTASGGLCCVKYGVTAEYVLGLEVVLADGRLMSTGRRTAKGVAGYDLTRLFVGSEGSLGIVVRAVLALRPQPPQQLVLAAEFASAAAACDAVCRIMAGGHVPSLLEIMDRTTVKAVNDLAHMGLPETTEALLLAAFDTPDPASDLAAVGALCEAAGATQVVPADDAAESELLLQARRLSLTALEAVRGVTMIDDVCVPRSRLGDLIEGVERIAEKHQLTIGVVAHAGDGNTHPTVCFDAADPDESRRARESFDEIMALGLELGGTITGEHGVGVLKKEWLAREIGPVGIEMQRGIKQVFDPLDILNPGKLF